The following nucleotide sequence is from Aspergillus luchuensis IFO 4308 DNA, chromosome 1, nearly complete sequence.
TAGTAGAAGACGCTTTAGGACTTAGCAGGTTGTACAAATGGCTGATTTGCTTTTTCACATCGTGTACCTCTTGCGCTATCGCCACTGCACTGTAGATCTTGTAGATCGATGCTGATACAGGCATGTCTTGCATACTTGTTTCACTCTCCTGCTGCTAATAGTAATCTCGTCAACATGCTATCTCTCGGGAACACAGTCACCGATGCAAGGGAATTCTCCGTCTGGAAGGAGATAGGCTATTGCTCCAATGATCGCCGAAACTAGTGGTATGCTGTGTTGGTAACAGCATGGCGACTgacgctgctgctgctgctggttagGTACCAGCAAGTCCAACTCTCTGGGTCAGTCACTCTTGTCTCTTCAGACATCACGATGGATCCAACAAAGGAAGGTGATATTTGCACCGTGGATCAAGCAGCCCCGAGTGATAACGAGAAAAGTGATGATTCCCAGACGCTTGTCGACAGCGAACACTCGTCATCTTTTCCggaaggaggatggcgagCATGGTTAGTAGTCTTGGGCGCATGGTGCGCCATCTTCCCGACGATGGGTATAATGAATCTGTACGGGTTGTTGGAAGACTGGCTGGCAGAACACCAGCTACATGGATATTCAAAAGCATCAATCTCGTGGATATTCAGCTTGTGgctatttttcttttatcttgGTGGCATCCAGATCGGTATGCATCGCTTCCATTCCGACGCTCAAACATCTACTGACGGGGTCCTGTAGGGCCTATATTTGATGCACATGGTGCCAGATACCTCCTCGTACCTGGCTGCATTGGCATGACCTTGTCGATGATGTTCCTCAGCGTCTCCCACGGTACGGTTAAATATCTCCAGCACCGGATTAATGGCTGACTTTGGCCTGGAAGCATACTACCAATTCATCTTGGGATTTAGCATACTAGGTGGGCTCTCCGCGTCAGCAGTGTACACACCCAGTGCTGCGTGCATCACGCACTGGTTTCTCAAAAAACGAGGTCTGGCGACCGGGATCGCAACGACAGGGGGAGGCATTGGAGgaatcatcttcaccaatgTGTTCGGAATCCTGAGCAATAAGATTGGATTCCCCTGGACAATTCGCATCCTGGGATTTATATTCCTCGCTAGCCTAATGGTCAGCCTGCTTACTCTTGAAGCACGTCTCCCACCTAGTCCATCGGCAGGGAGCAAGATCGACATTCGCGCCCTCAAGGAGCCCGTCTTTACTATGACATCCATCGCAGTCATTTTCGCAGAAATCGGCCTGATAGTGCTAGTCACTTATTATCCGTCTTATGCACAATCGCACGGCATCACTGGCGCCCTTTCCTACCAGCTCATGACGATCATGAGCGCAACTTCTATCTTCGGCCGTGTCATTCCGGGACTTCTAGCGGATATATGGGGCCGCTTCAACGTTATGTTTGGAACCTGTGCTATATGTACTATTTTGTCCTTTGGGCTGTGGTTTACAGCAGGCACCGACAGGGCACGCATCCTGGCTTTCGCGGCATTGATCGGATTCTGGAGCGGACCAGCGATCAGTCTGACACCCGTCTGCGTGGCTCAAATCTCGAAAACCGAGAGCTATGGCAAACGATTCGGAACAACAATCGCAATGATGGCGTTCGCCTTGTTAGTTGCCATTCCTGTGGCTGGTGAGATCTTGAAGGGGCAGAATCGGGGGACAGTAGAGACGGAGTATTCCGGCTTGATTGGGTTCTGTGGGGCGGCGTATGCTGGAGCTTgcctgtttctgtttctggcCAAAGGGGCCAGTGTTGGCTGGCGGGTGACCAAAGTATTTTGAGCAATTAGTAGAGTTTGCTCCTAATTAAGGGTAGATACAATAGAGAGTTATAGAATAGATAGACTAGATATAGAGCAGCGGAAGATGAAGCAGCCTCCGCCCGGCTTCTCGATCGGGCAAGACGCACGGACCCGAACACGCGCCGCTTTGGACTCTGGATTCTCGCAACAATCCGACGGAGCTTCTCATTCTCCAATACCACATTGTTTATTGCCTTCCCGGTTATCCCTCTCTGTTCGCAGGTCTGTACCCGGTGTTTCAATCTAGCACTGCCAGCGTGATATCCGACCCCCGTCTGCGAGAGTGTCTTGCCTGCTGAGGGGACGCCGCGGTCTGTTTACGCTCCCCGGACGCCGTCGCCCCTCCAACCCGCCTCATGCCTTTCTGTCCATGCGACCGTTGTGACAGCCCCTCGCTCTTGAATCGCACCCATTCTCGTCTCCCACGTGCTTCATTTGGTCATGGAGAAGTTTCTGCGCTCCTGGCGTCAGGATGCGCTGAACCGGGGCCAGCATGATGCGGCCATCTACATCGGCGATAAAGTACTCGCGCTGACCAGTGAGTGACTGACCAACCCAGCATCGCCCTGATCAGTGCTAAGTCTATTACTTCTCTAGACAGTGACTCCGATGCCTTTTGGCTCGCCCAAGTACACTTTTCGAACAACAACTACGCCCGTGCCTTGGCCCTCCTGTCGCGGAAAGACCTGATCTCGAGAAGTACGGCCTGTCGCTATCTGGCTGCGCACTGCCACATCAAGCAGAATCAGTTCGATCAAGCACTTGCAGTCCTAGGCGACCATAATCCTACGCACCTTATACGCAGCAGCAATAGTCGCCGCAAAATCCAACACCTTAACGGTCAGAGCCATGTTACCTTGCGGAACGGAAAGACGACAGCGTCGCGCATCGATCGGGGCGAAGAGCGAGAGCGGGAGGACGCAAGTAACGTTCGGTTTGAGGCGGCGATGTGTTACCTACGGGGACTCTGCTTTGCGAAACAGAATGCGTTTGACCGGGCTCGCGACTGCTACAAGGACGCCGTACGCATCGATGTGCAGTGCTTCGAGGCTTTTGACCAGCTTATGAAGAATTCCCTCATGTCTCCCGCAGAGGAGCTGGAATTCCTCGAGTCGCTTGATTTCGACTCTGTCTCGAGTCCCGACCCCTCAGTCGCCCAGGAGGCCGCCCATTTCACGAAGATGCTTTACACCACCCGATTGTCGAAATATTCCTCGCCGACAATCCTCTCCGACGCTACCGAAACACTCTCAACGCACTACAACCTAGCGGAGAATGCGGACATCCTGCTTTCTCGCGCAGAAGCTCTATATACGCAATGCCGTTTTGCCGAAGCTTTAGAACTTACTTCGTCAGTTCTGTCCACATCTCAGTCTGCAGCATCGTCGCAAATGACGCCTGCAATTCATATTTCCGCTCAAAGCCACCTGGGACATCCGCCGGCCGTATACCCCTTGCATTTGGCTTGCTTGTATGAGACGGGCGCCACAAACGCCCTGTTCCTTTTGTCCCATACGCTTGCCGATCACGCTCCCGAGGAGTCTTATACATATCTCGCAATCGGTGTTTACTACCTATCTGTCTCTAAAATTGCGGAAGCTCGACGCTACTTCTCCAAAGCGTCTCTTTTGGACCCGCATTCTGCGCCAGCATGGATTGGCTTCGCTCATACCTTCGCTGCCGAAGGAGAGCACGATCAGGCCATTGCAGCGTATAGCACTGCAGCTCGGCTTTTCCAGGGCAGTCATCTACCACAGCTCTTCTTGGGAATGCAACATCTTGCGCTGAACAACATGTCCTTGGCCCATGAGTATCTGTCGGCCGCCTATGCCATGTCGACTGGGGCTGCGTCCGGCTCGGCTCCTTCGATAAGGGCGAATCCATCGGAACTCACATCGTTAGGCGGTGACCCGCTCGTCCTTAATGAGCTTGGTGTGGTTTTGTATCACCAGAACCACCTCGAAGGCGCTGTCGAGTTGCTCCGCCAGTCCCTCACACTAGCCACATCGCTTCAATGTGAACCTGGGGCCTGGGTTGCCACGAGAGCCAACCTCGGACACGCGCTGCGCCGTATCGGTCAATTCCAAGAGTCACTGGCCGAGTTTGACGAGTGTCTTCGCATTGGTGCGGCAGGTGCGAGCTTCGGGTACAGCCCGTTCTTAGGGGGCAGCGGCGGCAATGCCTCTGGGGTCGCATCATCTGGAGTTGGAGGCTACGAGGATCGAGGATTGATTGGATCCCTGCACACTGCTCGCGGTCTGGTCCTATTGGAGCTGAACCGCACCATGGAAGCCGTAACAGCCCTGCACGAAGCAGTACGTGTTTTGGGAgccagtggtggtggtgatgcagCGGGTGGTGCCGGCATTGCTGGCACGCTCTTATCGCGGGCACTGGAAATCTGGGCATTAGAAGGCCAGGAAGAGCCTGTGGTGTTAGAAGATGCCCGGACTACCACAAGCCGCAGCTCAACACGGTCATCcaagggaaaggggaaagtgTCTCGACGACGTGGGACAGTGGACGAGGCATACGCCGAGGAATGGACTGATGAGGTTGCTCACGTCGACAGCCAAACAACAGTCACAGAGGAGACAGCGGGAGACAGGGTGGAAATGGAacttgatgatgaggccgaTGGACTTCTCCGCCAAGCTATGAGCCGTGTACGCGGCGGACGAAGCAAACGACAGCCGGGAGTGAGtcgggagatggaaatgaaCGACACGCCAGGCCCGGCGGGAGGGCGCAGCCGAGGGTCACGGATGCGAAGCAACGCTAGACATAGTTGAAGGACACAGGGAAACATTGGAGCATAGCAACTGGGCGTTTGGAGAGGTATACCCTGGTTTTGTCATTGGAGCTGGCACCATGGTTCGGTTATAGCATTGGAGGCGTATATCATTCAGTTAGATCCCAAGCATAATTAGTAAGCATTGAGCTACCTCTGCATTGATAAGAAGTAGTCACGTGGGCATCTCCGATAGCATAGCATCGCATCGCAATCGCCATCTACACTTACCTTCTACAAAATCCAACTTAACCTTAACACCTTTCCACCCATACAACCACAACTACTTATATTCGGCCGTGACATCTAAACCGCCACCATGTCCGAGCGAAAGGTCCTCACGTACGTCTCACCCCCAACATCCGCAAGAGATTAAGAAAGGGACAACAGGAACTAACCCAACCTCAAACGTACAGGAAATACTACCCCCCGGATTTCGATCCCAGCGCAATCACGCGCACACCGAAGCACCTTCGCCAGTGAGTACCGCTACCCCCTATCCCTATCCCTAtaccctctttctccagaTCTAACCAAAATCCTCCTCCTAGACAAGGCCCCAAAGTAATAACCGTCCGACTGATGGCGCCCTTCTCCATGAAATGCACGAAATGCGGTACGTCCTccacccatccccatcccgaTACCCCCCTTTTCAAACGCATCCTAACCCAAAAATAAACTCTTGCAGGCGAATTCATTTACAAAGGCCGCAAATTCAACGCACGAAAAGAAACCACATCAGAAAAATACTTCTCTATCCCGATCTACCGCTTCTACATCCGGTGCACGCGGTGCAGCGGAGAAATCACCTTTTTGACGGATCCCAAGAACATGGATTACCGGGCGGAGCGGGGCGCGAAGCGCAACTTCGAGCCGTGGCGGGATAGAAgcaaggcggaggagacggcggaggagacggaggagcagGTGCTTGATCGGCTGGAgcgggaggaaggggagaatgtggagcaggaggagagggataagatggcggagttggaggagaagatgttggATTCGAAGCGGGAGATGGCGATTGCGGATGCGTTGGATGAGATTAGGACGAGGAATGCGCGGATTGAGAGGGGTGGGGCTGGGGGGTCGGAGGTGGCGTTGGGGGCtgtgagggaggagagggatgaggaggcggagagggtggagagggagattgaggaggtggcgaggagggcgtttaggacggaggagggggagatggtTAGGAGGTTGGttgtcgaggatgaggggggtcTTGATAATGGGGTGGGTGCGAGTGGGAGTGGCACTGCTAATGCCAGCGGTGCTGGGgagatgccgccgccgccggcgcCTTCGTTTGCGAGGGTGaaaaaggccaagaagccTGCTGTCAATAGCTTGgggatcaagaagaaggccaagccgTCGTTGGTTTAGTTTTACTGGTTATGAGGGTTTGGCGTTCGGCTCATGAGCATGGAGTTTTGTTACTATACGGGCATTATCATGGTATATTAAACTGAACATCTTGATTGATTAAATAATTGTGATACACCAACAATGCATAATCGCGTCAAACAAGTAGATAACGCAGAAGATCCCTGTTTTGCCCCGAAGCGCCACGCTAGAATGAAACCACTGGCTGGAAATCCCGTAAGCCCTCAGCCCGAACGAAAACGCCAAGAGAACACAGACAAGGCAAACAGATAAAAGAAACAGCGACCAGCTTTACAGATACGGCATCCAGAGAGCATCGCAGGCAGCGAGATGCTGCGGGTTCACAGCCTTGGAGATCAAGTCGATCGTGGTTTGGTTGGCTGGCAAGTTACCCTCAGGTGGACTGGCAAGGCTGACGGCCCGGTTGACAATGACATCGCTGTTGTTGTAGACCAGATCGCGGAGCTGCGGTGGTCCCAGAGGTGCACGGTGTTGGGCTGTGGCCCAGAACATCATCTCGTCCCGGACAAAGATACTGAGCTGCTGCTCAAGTTCGTGTCGGGGCTCCGTGAGGCAGCGTGCAATGGCCATCAATGCGCATGCAAACAGTCCCTCCGTAGCAATCGGTCCCAGCAACGTCTGGATGTTGGGGGTGAAACGGAATGGCACTTGCTCGGGGTTGTAGAAGAATGCCTTGGTCGGGTTGATTGTGGGGATCAGCTCCGAGCCCCAAATGTCACCCGTCAACCTCGACACCAGAATCTTGTTAGGATACCGGTTGCCCATGTGCATCACGTAGGTCATAAAGGCAATGGCCGCATATTGGTAAGCAAACTGCCGCCGGAAGAGCCAGAAGTCCGAGAAGTTCGGGTACATGCGCTGGAAGTAGTCCAATACAATCGTACTGGGAACCCACTTCTCCTGAATGGCAGTGAGCATCTCGGTACGCAGGACCTGCTGCTGGTCGTTGGAGCGCTGGAAGATGTCAGTGTCGTTCGTTTGCGTGGGCGTGTCAGTGTCACTTACGTTCTGTTTCGTTTCTGCCAGagacctcatcttctccatggtAAACATGACAGGCTCGTCCTTGTTAATACCCACACGTCGGCAGTAGTCCTCGTAGATGCCCTGCATGGAGATGTAGGACGGGTCATCCCGAACCAAGCGAATGTGAGGCGCCAATGGAACCATAAGCGGGAGATGGAAGTACAAGTTGCGGCGCCGGCTCTCCTTGCGCTTGCCCAGAAGTCCGTTGAAAATACGGAACAGCTGCAAGATGCGCTCCTCTCGTCTGCAGTGCCGGGCTGCGGGATGCTGGACTGCAAACGGATGCACACTACCATCGTGACCGCGGATCTTCAGCCGACGGTGGCAGACTCCGATACCGCGCACCAGATCAATGTCTGGGAGGAAGCGGTCGATCCGAACGAAGTCTTGGTTCTTGTCCTTGTGCAGGAGGTACTGGCCTGGCACCTCGACTTCGTCGAACTTGAGGAAGCGGAACTCACTGAGGTGAGGCGAATACGTCTCCAGGAATTGAGACTGAGGTCTGCGGTCGAGCTTCTCTTCAAACTTGTCACGCCAACGACGCAGCTTCTGGATGTACTCGTACATCGTTGGCTTCTTGACCACAAAGTCCGCCTCGAAAGACTTGCGGATGTGGGCAGGGAGAATAGTCTCAGCAAAACGCGTGATATTCGCCTCAGTTGCAGGGGGCAGCTTGAAGTCCTGCGCATAAGAGCCCGGCATGCGACCCACGTAAGCCAGTCCATCATTCAGCAGCGCAACAATGAGACGATAGGCATCCTCGTCAGGGGGACACTTAAAGTTCTTGTGGATTTGATCCACCATGGTCTCCATGGACAAGGCCAGCAGAGGGAAGGCAGTCTTGAGACCGGACATGATCTCATCGGAATACTCCCACGGCTTCTTGAGCGGCTCCTTCTCAGGTTCCGCACCAGCAGCGTTCTGATTCTGCTGCGGCACTCCATTTTGTCCGGGAACCTGCAGATGGCCTTGTGCCTGTTGCGCTTGGGGCTGTCCTTGGTTGGGCACTTGCCCTTGAACAGGTGCCTGGGGTTGGGCTTGAGGTTGGGCTTGACCTTGAGCT
It contains:
- a CDS encoding uncharacterized protein (COG:G;~EggNog:ENOG410QD9A;~InterPro:IPR020846,IPR011701,IPR036259;~PFAM:PF07690;~SMCOG1137:Major facilitator superfamily MFS 1;~TransMembrane:12 (i45-66o86-108i115-134o140-161i173-196o208-226i247-269o281-301i313-333o339-362i374-396o408-429i);~antiSMASH:Cluster_1.13;~go_function: GO:0022857 - transmembrane transporter activity [Evidence IEA];~go_process: GO:0055085 - transmembrane transport [Evidence IEA]); this encodes MDPTKEGDICTVDQAAPSDNEKSDDSQTLVDSEHSSSFPEGGWRAWLVVLGAWCAIFPTMGIMNLYGLLEDWLAEHQLHGYSKASISWIFSLWLFFFYLGGIQIGPIFDAHGARYLLVPGCIGMTLSMMFLSVSHAYYQFILGFSILGGLSASAVYTPSAACITHWFLKKRGLATGIATTGGGIGGIIFTNVFGILSNKIGFPWTIRILGFIFLASLMVSLLTLEARLPPSPSAGSKIDIRALKEPVFTMTSIAVIFAEIGLIVLVTYYPSYAQSHGITGALSYQLMTIMSATSIFGRVIPGLLADIWGRFNVMFGTCAICTILSFGLWFTAGTDRARILAFAALIGFWSGPAISLTPVCVAQISKTESYGKRFGTTIAMMAFALLVAIPVAGEILKGQNRGTVETEYSGLIGFCGAAYAGACLFLFLAKGASVGWRVTKVF
- the CDC16 gene encoding anaphase promoting complex subunit CDC16 (BUSCO:EOG09260S5R;~COG:D;~EggNog:ENOG410PG4I;~InterPro:IPR013026,IPR019734,IPR011990;~PFAM:PF13374,PF13432,PF12895;~SMCOG1272:TPR repeat-containing protein;~antiSMASH:Cluster_1.13;~go_function: GO:0005515 - protein binding [Evidence IEA]) — protein: MEKFLRSWRQDALNRGQHDAAIYIGDKVLALTNSDSDAFWLAQVHFSNNNYARALALLSRKDLISRSTACRYLAAHCHIKQNQFDQALAVLGDHNPTHLIRSSNSRRKIQHLNGQSHVTLRNGKTTASRIDRGEEREREDASNVRFEAAMCYLRGLCFAKQNAFDRARDCYKDAVRIDVQCFEAFDQLMKNSLMSPAEELEFLESLDFDSVSSPDPSVAQEAAHFTKMLYTTRLSKYSSPTILSDATETLSTHYNLAENADILLSRAEALYTQCRFAEALELTSSVLSTSQSAASSQMTPAIHISAQSHLGHPPAVYPLHLACLYETGATNALFLLSHTLADHAPEESYTYLAIGVYYLSVSKIAEARRYFSKASLLDPHSAPAWIGFAHTFAAEGEHDQAIAAYSTAARLFQGSHLPQLFLGMQHLALNNMSLAHEYLSAAYAMSTGAASGSAPSIRANPSELTSLGGDPLVLNELGVVLYHQNHLEGAVELLRQSLTLATSLQCEPGAWVATRANLGHALRRIGQFQESLAEFDECLRIGAAGASFGYSPFLGGSGGNASGVASSGVGGYEDRGLIGSLHTARGLVLLELNRTMEAVTALHEAVRVLGASGGGDAAGGAGIAGTLLSRALEIWALEGQEEPVVLEDARTTTSRSSTRSSKGKGKVSRRRGTVDEAYAEEWTDEVAHVDSQTTVTEETAGDRVEMELDDEADGLLRQAMSRVRGGRSKRQPGVSREMEMNDTPGPAGGRSRGSRMRSNARHS
- a CDS encoding Saf4/Yju2 family protein (BUSCO:EOG092655M5;~COG:S;~EggNog:ENOG410PHJD;~InterPro:IPR007590,IPR043701;~PFAM:PF04502;~antiSMASH:Cluster_1.13;~go_process: GO:0000398 - mRNA splicing, via spliceosome [Evidence IEA]), translated to MSERKVLTKYYPPDFDPSAITRTPKHLRQQGPKVITVRLMAPFSMKCTKCGEFIYKGRKFNARKETTSEKYFSIPIYRFYIRCTRCSGEITFLTDPKNMDYRAERGAKRNFEPWRDRSKAEETAEETEEQVLDRLEREEGENVEQEERDKMAELEEKMLDSKREMAIADALDEIRTRNARIERGGAGGSEVALGAVREERDEEAERVEREIEEVARRAFRTEEGEMVRRLVVEDEGGLDNGVGASGSGTANASGAGEMPPPPAPSFARVKKAKKPAVNSLGIKKKAKPSLV